One region of Pseudoalteromonas sp. R3 genomic DNA includes:
- a CDS encoding STAS/SEC14 domain-containing protein, which yields MACFHSISVDTERVNGDLLMSFTALGRVNHADYMAIKAVIDSALRAAAGQKIRVLVDVTEFEGWELHAAWDDVALAQRHSHDFYKIAVLGNSRWQKLAAMVGNWFVEGESRYFEEKGQALSWLLD from the coding sequence ATGGCGTGCTTTCATTCAATCTCTGTTGATACTGAGCGAGTAAATGGCGATCTGCTCATGAGCTTTACGGCGCTGGGCAGGGTAAACCATGCTGATTATATGGCCATTAAGGCAGTAATAGACAGTGCGTTAAGGGCGGCAGCAGGGCAAAAGATCAGAGTGCTGGTTGATGTGACTGAATTCGAAGGATGGGAGCTGCATGCTGCCTGGGACGATGTGGCATTGGCTCAGCGCCATAGTCATGATTTTTATAAGATTGCGGTGCTTGGCAACAGCCGTTGGCAAAAGCTTGCAGCCATGGTTGGTAATTGGTTTGTAGAAGGAGAATCCCGGTATTTTGAGGAAAAAGGGCAAGCCTTATCCTGGCTGCTAGATTGA
- a CDS encoding SDR family oxidoreductase: protein MNTLFITGANRGIGLALVKLYLEQGWRVLATCRAPQAAEALWQLEQQFSHLQILALDITNYAQMAKLSGTLHDVRIDLVINNAGIYGPKGYAFGECDVEQWQRVMEVNVIAPLKLAEAFIPQLRLGKLKTFAVLSSKVGSMTNNTKGGGYIYRSSKAALNSVIKSLSNDLLSEGIKTVALHPGWVKTDMGGPNALISAEESAQGLKHVLDELHEAQSGGFYDYQGLAIPW, encoded by the coding sequence ATGAATACACTTTTCATCACAGGTGCAAATCGTGGTATTGGGCTGGCGCTCGTCAAATTGTATCTCGAACAAGGGTGGCGGGTGCTGGCGACCTGCAGAGCCCCACAAGCTGCCGAAGCATTGTGGCAGCTGGAGCAGCAGTTTAGCCACTTACAAATACTTGCTCTGGATATAACCAACTACGCACAGATGGCTAAGTTGTCTGGTACATTGCATGACGTACGGATAGACTTGGTGATTAACAATGCTGGCATTTATGGGCCCAAAGGCTATGCGTTTGGCGAGTGTGATGTCGAGCAGTGGCAACGTGTGATGGAAGTAAACGTGATAGCACCACTGAAATTAGCCGAGGCATTCATACCACAGCTAAGACTGGGTAAGTTAAAGACCTTTGCTGTGCTCTCATCCAAGGTGGGTAGTATGACCAACAACACCAAAGGGGGCGGATACATATACCGCAGCTCAAAAGCGGCATTAAACTCGGTGATCAAGAGCCTTTCAAATGATCTGTTATCTGAAGGAATAAAAACCGTGGCGCTGCATCCTGGTTGGGTTAAAACCGACATGGGCGGGCCCAATGCGCTCATTTCAGCTGAGGAGTCAGCACAAGGGCTTAAACATGTTCTTGATGAATTACATGAAGCGCAAAGTGGTGGCTTTTACGACTATCAGGGGTTGGCGATACCTTGGTAG
- a CDS encoding FAD-binding oxidoreductase: MQTFDPLSAAHCQGQDFAPSYWAATQLLPTANPAPDTSEHFDVAIIGGGFSGLLSAYYLATNYQQKVCVLEANQVGFGASARNAGFALPGSGRLGYPDYAKRWGMAVSRGIYDEFQGGVNRVRSLITEHNIACDAQPSGYLKVAHNAQAYANLQAAAQFISTNFGTDDSRLLHRDELEAEFMLNQHAHGAIRYENGFGLHPLKLLIGYREMAIQAGVTLFEHSLVNTVKHGQRHQLSVNDQTISADKLLYTGNAYNNKHSHPLIDNRYLPILSSIFVTRPLNEQELMQSGLKTHQVVMDTRRLKYYYRLLPDNRLLFGGRGAVFAKDQNKAKYLNHLKSALSACFPCLSGIDHDYYWHGYIAAALDDMPHVFFEDNVGYILGYCGSGVSFSSQAAYRLAQLAMDDTVPDLPLYQRPLPRIPFPQLRRFGQLGYYHLAQLQDHFS; the protein is encoded by the coding sequence ATGCAAACTTTCGATCCCCTAAGTGCAGCCCATTGTCAGGGTCAGGATTTCGCGCCAAGTTATTGGGCCGCAACACAGCTCCTGCCAACAGCAAACCCTGCCCCCGACACATCTGAACATTTTGATGTGGCCATCATTGGTGGTGGATTCAGTGGGTTATTAAGTGCTTACTATCTGGCCACAAACTATCAGCAAAAAGTATGTGTACTGGAAGCCAATCAGGTTGGCTTTGGCGCCAGTGCGCGAAATGCAGGATTTGCACTGCCCGGCTCAGGACGTCTTGGCTACCCAGATTATGCCAAGCGCTGGGGTATGGCGGTCAGCCGTGGGATTTATGATGAATTCCAGGGTGGCGTTAACCGGGTACGATCTCTAATAACAGAGCATAATATTGCCTGTGATGCGCAACCCTCAGGTTATCTGAAAGTCGCGCATAACGCTCAGGCTTACGCTAATTTGCAAGCTGCAGCGCAATTCATTTCAACAAATTTTGGCACCGACGATAGCCGCCTGTTGCACCGTGATGAACTTGAAGCGGAGTTTATGCTTAATCAACACGCTCATGGTGCCATACGCTATGAAAATGGATTTGGCCTGCATCCACTTAAGCTTCTGATTGGCTATCGCGAGATGGCAATTCAGGCTGGCGTCACTTTATTTGAACACAGTTTGGTCAACACCGTTAAGCATGGCCAGCGTCACCAGCTAAGTGTCAATGACCAAACAATTAGTGCTGATAAACTGCTATATACAGGCAATGCCTACAACAATAAACACAGTCATCCGCTTATTGATAACCGCTATTTACCCATTCTCAGCAGCATTTTTGTAACTCGCCCTCTTAACGAACAAGAGCTGATGCAAAGTGGTCTTAAAACACATCAGGTAGTCATGGATACGCGCAGGTTGAAATACTATTACAGGCTGCTACCAGATAACCGCCTGCTCTTTGGCGGCAGGGGTGCAGTATTTGCAAAAGACCAGAACAAAGCCAAATACCTGAACCATCTGAAAAGCGCACTTTCAGCATGCTTTCCCTGTTTATCGGGAATTGATCACGACTACTACTGGCACGGTTATATTGCAGCAGCGCTGGACGATATGCCGCATGTCTTTTTTGAGGATAATGTTGGCTATATCTTGGGGTACTGTGGCTCAGGCGTATCGTTTAGCTCACAGGCAGCGTACAGACTAGCGCAACTAGCAATGGATGACACTGTGCCCGACTTACCCTTGTATCAACGGCCTCTGCCCAGGATCCCTTTTCCACAACTTCGCCGCTTTGGCCAGTTGGGTTACTATCACCTGGCGCAATTACAAGACCATTTTTCGTAA
- a CDS encoding GNAT family N-acetyltransferase, translating to MSILPLDTSHYQAVIDLGNLVHGDNYLDMAGIKMMHQRGTKKDLNASFVALDESQQVVGFRTSYSAGQWPIDKWCSPALWPVDEAHMAYFKCIAIHPDAQGQGIGPKLLNASVEVLKQQGAQAGVSHLWMQSPGNGAVKYFTKAGGKLIKVHDDRWLDLTLYEGYRCTLCDTECHCQAAEMVLEF from the coding sequence ATTTCTATCCTTCCTCTCGATACCTCCCATTATCAGGCAGTCATCGACCTCGGCAATCTGGTCCACGGGGACAATTACCTCGATATGGCGGGTATAAAAATGATGCACCAACGGGGTACCAAAAAGGATTTGAATGCCTCATTTGTGGCACTCGACGAGTCGCAACAGGTGGTTGGGTTCAGAACTTCCTATAGCGCAGGCCAGTGGCCTATCGACAAGTGGTGCTCACCTGCGCTGTGGCCAGTTGATGAGGCGCACATGGCATACTTTAAGTGTATTGCCATTCACCCTGATGCGCAGGGACAGGGGATTGGACCTAAGTTACTCAACGCATCTGTCGAGGTATTGAAACAACAAGGCGCACAAGCTGGAGTCTCCCATCTGTGGATGCAAAGCCCGGGCAACGGAGCCGTGAAATACTTCACTAAAGCGGGTGGAAAGCTCATTAAGGTTCACGATGATCGCTGGTTAGATCTGACTTTATATGAGGGGTATCGCTGCACGCTTTGTGACACTGAATGCCATTGCCAGGCCGCTGAAATGGTACTGGAGTTCTGA
- a CDS encoding chitinase, protein MKKLNSVCLAVMACISAPALALNVQPDPNSSGAYLLDRAGLQAAEATLTSNPMYSVWAQALKTRSNTVVDAIVPGAASNPENVKRVERVFGQSEWDFLTQMAAPEYTYTRFLRAIGKFPAFCGDYTDGRNADAICKKSIVTAFAHFAQETGGHIAKDNVSDNPLRLEEWQQALVHVREMGWSEGQPGYTTGCGQNDWQNRRWPCADGQGYFGRGAKQLSYHFNYGMFSEAMFDGDATVLLNNPALVADSWLNLASAIWFFLTPQAPKPAMLHVIDRTWVPSQTELNAGIGYGFGTTINVINGGIECGEHNKNKGQPVNRIRYWEGLSHYYNIPVESDEENTCWQQTPFGSLNLDGAGEVLYTNWEANWEYYADRPGGFSFECKLVGYQTAYSALVEGDYEKCVTNFYGSHTGWPVVTVVDNLPPPDDKPPVDNVAAWEANKVYLKGDKASFNGKVYVAKWWTRGDEPNGTGPWELAPAAQ, encoded by the coding sequence ATGAAAAAACTTAACTCCGTTTGCCTGGCGGTCATGGCGTGTATCAGCGCGCCTGCACTGGCACTCAATGTTCAGCCAGATCCGAACAGCTCTGGTGCCTATTTACTGGATCGGGCCGGGCTTCAGGCAGCCGAAGCTACCCTGACCTCAAACCCAATGTATAGCGTGTGGGCACAGGCACTAAAAACCCGCAGCAATACCGTGGTTGACGCCATTGTACCTGGCGCCGCCTCTAACCCCGAAAACGTAAAGCGCGTAGAGCGGGTATTTGGCCAGAGTGAGTGGGATTTTCTGACCCAAATGGCAGCACCGGAATACACTTATACGCGCTTTTTGCGTGCTATAGGCAAGTTTCCGGCGTTTTGTGGTGACTATACGGATGGTCGCAATGCGGACGCCATTTGTAAAAAGTCGATTGTCACCGCGTTTGCACATTTTGCACAGGAAACAGGGGGCCACATTGCCAAAGACAATGTTTCTGATAACCCACTGCGACTGGAAGAGTGGCAGCAAGCCCTGGTGCATGTGAGAGAAATGGGCTGGTCTGAAGGGCAGCCAGGTTATACTACTGGGTGCGGTCAGAATGATTGGCAAAACCGACGCTGGCCTTGTGCAGACGGGCAAGGGTATTTTGGTCGCGGCGCCAAACAGCTGTCTTACCACTTTAACTATGGCATGTTCTCTGAAGCCATGTTTGACGGTGATGCGACCGTGTTGTTGAATAATCCGGCCCTGGTTGCCGATTCCTGGCTCAACCTGGCCTCTGCAATTTGGTTTTTCCTGACCCCTCAGGCACCGAAACCGGCGATGCTACATGTGATTGATCGTACCTGGGTGCCATCTCAGACTGAGCTGAATGCCGGTATTGGCTACGGCTTTGGCACCACAATCAACGTCATTAATGGCGGTATCGAATGTGGTGAACACAATAAAAACAAAGGCCAGCCGGTCAATCGTATTCGCTACTGGGAAGGATTGTCGCATTACTACAATATTCCGGTTGAAAGCGATGAAGAAAATACCTGCTGGCAGCAAACACCCTTTGGCAGTTTGAATCTGGATGGTGCCGGTGAAGTGCTTTACACCAACTGGGAAGCAAACTGGGAATACTATGCTGACCGTCCGGGAGGGTTCTCGTTTGAATGCAAGCTGGTGGGCTATCAGACCGCTTATTCCGCACTCGTTGAAGGCGATTATGAAAAATGCGTGACCAACTTCTATGGGTCACATACAGGATGGCCGGTTGTCACAGTTGTTGATAACTTGCCGCCGCCAGATGACAAACCTCCGGTTGATAATGTTGCTGCATGGGAAGCGAATAAGGTTTACCTAAAAGGTGATAAAGCCAGCTTCAACGGCAAAGTGTATGTTGCGAAGTGGTGGACCCGTGGTGATGAGCCAAACGGGACTGGACCTTGGGAGCTGGCACCGGCAGCACAATAA
- a CDS encoding bile acid:sodium symporter, with protein sequence MPSALIEIGLPVALIFIMAGVGLSLKMADFQRVFLQPKSFFIGVLCQLILLPLLAIAVIAFTGLTGELAIGLFILALCPGGTTSNLYSYLAKGDVGLSVSLTAVIGFITPFSLPFLAAWAIGYYGQNDTMIEFPILKAWLQLIVVGVLPVLVGMGINARWPHFAKSASPYISWFSVAVLLLVILSICIKLGDKLVDYLIMAGPSVITLNLISMVSGFLVARTLLRCDTQTRTITLEVGLQNGTLALLVTTGLLGNEVMSIAPSIYSLFMFISAGLFTAWAIKQHRKAPTLTAG encoded by the coding sequence ATGCCATCTGCATTGATCGAAATCGGCTTACCTGTCGCACTCATATTTATTATGGCTGGCGTGGGCCTTAGCCTGAAAATGGCAGACTTTCAGCGCGTGTTTTTGCAACCCAAAAGCTTTTTCATTGGGGTACTGTGTCAGCTTATTTTACTCCCCTTGCTTGCTATTGCTGTTATTGCATTTACAGGGCTTACCGGGGAGCTGGCAATTGGCTTATTTATTCTGGCTTTATGCCCGGGCGGGACAACCTCGAACCTCTATTCTTATCTGGCCAAAGGGGATGTCGGTCTGTCGGTATCTTTAACTGCCGTGATAGGGTTTATCACCCCATTTAGTTTGCCATTTCTGGCTGCATGGGCAATCGGATATTATGGCCAAAACGATACCATGATCGAGTTCCCTATTTTAAAAGCCTGGTTACAGCTTATTGTGGTCGGTGTTTTACCAGTCCTGGTCGGTATGGGGATTAATGCCAGGTGGCCTCACTTTGCTAAATCAGCCAGTCCCTATATCAGCTGGTTCTCAGTCGCAGTCTTACTCCTGGTGATACTCAGTATTTGTATTAAACTGGGTGATAAGTTGGTTGATTACCTGATCATGGCTGGCCCCTCTGTCATCACCTTAAACCTTATTTCTATGGTTAGTGGATTTTTGGTGGCGCGTACTTTATTGCGCTGCGATACACAGACCCGCACCATTACCCTTGAGGTAGGTCTGCAAAATGGCACTCTCGCCCTTTTGGTAACAACCGGGCTGTTGGGCAATGAAGTGATGTCTATTGCACCAAGCATCTATAGCTTGTTTATGTTTATCAGTGCCGGGTTGTTCACTGCCTGGGCAATTAAACAACATAGGAAAGCCCCAACACTGACAGCAGGGTGA